taataatacTGTAGATCTTGTATTTTCGACTCACTGCTAGATTCCATCACCACTAAATTTATCTTTCAGAGAGATGCTCAATCAAATCCCTGAAATGGAGTGTCACATTGATTTGGCTCAGGAGATGTTTGGATCTCAAATATACACACGAGGCACCATCTGTATGGAGTATACACAGAGCCAAAAGCAGGACACGAAGACACAGGAGTTTATTCTCCTATGCACAAAAGACATAGGAGTAACTAAGAATTGTTCCACAGGAAAACACAAATCGGGTGACAACAAGAACAAACGACAGAAGAAGAAGGCTACTTCAACTATAGACAGGAGTCTTAACCAGGAGAGGAAACTTGCTTTTCCGAGGAAACCACCACACAAGTCTAAAACAAAAGTAAAGAAATTTCAGTTCCGCCTTCCTAAAATAATGATGTCTAATGTGCGTTCTCTTCCGAACAAAATAGAGGAGCTCCAAGAAATGATGGAAGATGTGGAAAACATTAATTCCGATCTGATGTTCTTCACAGAGACATGGTTGAACAGGAACTCGCCCAGCATTAGCTTCGAGGGATATAGGTCTTACCGGGTTGATCGTGATGCACGGCTAACTCAGAAACGTAGAGGAGGGGGATTGATGGTGCTTGTGAATGAGGCCTGGGCGACTGATGTGGAGGTGGAAAACATCATTATAACTCCTGATTATGAGTTAATGGTCGTGTCCATTAGACCACATGACCACCCTGAGGATGCGCCACCACTTACCTTCATCCATGTGTATATCCCTCCAGGAACTAATATGAGTCAAGCCGCCAGAGACATCGCTGGTGTTTACTATGATGTTCTGGAGCAGTATCCTGGTGGTCCTGTTTTCTTGTTGGGTGATTTCAACCACTGTGACATCACTCATCTCTTAGACCTGGAGCAATACGTCACATGCCCAACCAGATACAGTAACACCCTGGATCAGTGCTATGGGAATGTGCCAGGGGCTTATAGATCTGAATGCAGTCCCCCGCTTGGCCGGTCAGACCACAATGTCATTCATTTGATTCCTAAAAAGAAGTCGGATGGAAGTGACCCTTCCAAAGATGAGAAGTGTACACATGACAGTACCAAATCCAGAAAGCAATGAGAGGCTGTGCAGCAGTTCTCTGTTGTTGTCATGTAGCACCAGGGTTTAGTTCCACTGTGTGCTGTGCTACTATATGGTTTGTTTTGTCCTATAGATGTAGGACAGTCTAACTACTTTCAATTAACTTACTGAGTATAAAAAGTCATTGAGAAAGAAGGCGACAGGATTGTAGTCAGAAATGGTCTGAAAACTGGCACAACAATGAGGAACAACATGTGGAAAACGAATTCTCCTTTGAATGAAGAAAATTAAATGCTTGATATACTTTTACCCTGTTAGCCCACACCAGAAAGTGGGCATCCTGAACGCCtctcaactcgcacgtgtcagtgtttatgaatagataaaATGAAATGGGCCAAATTTAATCtcgacaaactatgtatcattataaagatataagcctcaagcattgacgacagatcgctgtttttcaatggcaagcttataaagactgtatttgctacatttgtgtaagcagtacacatacaaacatgaacattagaaacgctgtacataccagatccgtcgtaataacgagtcataaacacatccagaGCTGTAAATCCCGGATTAGTTAGAAAgataagggtccactgaacgacatctcatgaagcacgtttagtccaacgaagcaataacgttgtaatatggatcataattcctttgtttacgtttcatttcttcagcgacagaattgtttgcgtccgttatggaataactcacggtcagaaactgcgtcttggtagtaaaaacacggcatggttttgcagcgtacagtgtcacaaacataatgaggcgatccaccggaaaaaagaatgaattaaaGATATGCGAaagattgtttatttgattttggcgctccctcgtgacgcgctctgacgcacctgtcagctgatggaggcggaacttacagcgatcgctttttcctttctttcttttatttttaaacagtttttatatatgtgagagtgtgttttatgttgaatgtgaatgtatctgcatgattaccatctgtttgagcgcaaatcagcccaaatcagctcgctattacagtatgatcacggctatcaaagtgaacgcgtctatatgaatagagagagtggattatttactttgtgttattaccatctgtataagtggccatcagcaattatttgcatcgtaattcattgtaaatgctgcatttctagcaatctcacgattttctgtaattggcaaacaaagttaaatctttttttttatttttcttattattcttatttttcttactcaaattattcttattttaattttctagtgctcaaataaatcatttatatgatgtctaagtttctgtctagtgttttataattgaaaaaactatgcagtggtatgtttactgactaaataatttgtagaagccttcaatactattgggaaatatattttcttatatttgtggGGTGGGGgatgtagacatagtctcataaaaatatttgaaggagtctaatttttcatgatatcttattcagatttgaaatagaaactcataaGACATTTGGCTTTGCTTTTCTAGGTtactccaggactcatttcatgtatttttatatcaaataaaaaaaaagatatttaagtgtggtaaaaaaaaaaatgtcacttcaaaacgcacttcagtgtctataacttttaatatttttgagcattatcaaatctggttgataaaaagtaaagctcaaagagtcttctttctaaagacaccacaattatgtttgtaacacactgaagtagttaaactgttacaattataagttaggtagagcactttcagctgtgagtcccataatgggttgtcaggttaacaggttaatcaAACAAATAGCTTTGCTAATTATAGTAATACTGCTAAAAAAAGATATTTCCGATCACTGAAGTTTACCATTATTACCAAAATTCACCTTTAAATGTGTTGAGGAGCAAGACTCATCAGATCAGAAAATGTACACGGTGCAGTCTGGCTGTGAATGGTACCATTAATTACTCACTGAAGAGGAAAACAGCAGAGCATTCAGAAGATGTTGGGTAATAGAAGAGCACTGAAGATAAAACCAGGATGTAAGTTCAAGGAAATGCCTTGTATACTAAGTCTCCAGGAAGAATGGTTGAGTGGGTTCACTGTAAACTATTCGGCTTCTTGAACTCTCTCAGTCTACTTTTATTTGATACTGATAAACACACACCACTTAGTATCTAACTTTGAGTGCAATCCTAATCACAAACCATCATAGCTTGTTAAGTAAAGCATTgagcatactgtgtgtgtgtgtatatatatatatatatatatatatatatatatatatatatatatatatatatatatatacagtaatatgcatataatattattaagcaattgtaactttatttttttattttttaacttactaaagtgtaatattaacattcaatattatagtaatgtagTAACAAATGATTCTcatgtatattttacagcattttttttcttgataaaaTTTGGCATGTACtgtacccaaaaaaaaaaacctaaataatcTACATTGCTTCAAATCAGTAATCAAATCGAATCACAAGATTGTGAATGAGAATCCAAATGAATTGTTAGAATGAGATTTtaagctgttttgttgttgttgctgttgttattcAGTTGTTCAGTTCAGTACGAATCATTTCATCATAACTAGATGCGTTGTAAATCAGCGAGTCATTGTGCAGCGTGGAGAATTTAATTGATTATCACCAATCTTTCATGAGATCGCGAGtgatttaaatgtgaatatgcattaattcagctcactcactaaaaaaataaaacaacacagattcagtattcctcaaaatgaagAAATATAATCCATAATACTTGGAAAatgacgcaaacctgcaataattaaatgttaaacaacacaaatatcctttatgtatttaatcccattctattaaccaatgtctttgctcCTGACCTTGGGTGATCCAGTTCCACCATACTAAAACAACAGATAAACATACTCTGAACTGTTTGTGTTATCAGATCTGGGAAGAGTGCCAAATATGGGAGTGAGAAAACAACACACTGAGACTCTTTGCTGCATACCACGAACAttaaccctgaagcagatgaacAAGATGCAGTTGAAGCGTTTCACCAAGAAATGACTATTTTAATCAACTTTATCAATACTAGTTTCAGTCTAACATCAGGTGGGTCAGGTTGCAGGCCCAGACAGGGATGAAGGACATAACACCAGGCCTGATCAGAGTGCTGATGTCAGGCAAACAGCAAACACAGAAAGACTcagttgtattttattgttttagtttatagcactttttaccatgcaaattgtgtcaaagcagcacagtaggtttttattagtttatatgaTTTCTACCACTTATGCATTATTCTTTCTTCTTCCTATATTCAATTAtctcttttaatatattattctattgTATTTTAATAGTGTTCATTTTTGAGTATTCTTATTCTTATATTATTTGCCCGGCTGCAATGACCCAGCATTGACTTTACAGGCCGCGTTTAAGCACAAAGGCCCTAATGAAACAAATTTCAGACAaactaaatagcaaaaaaaaaaaacaaaaaaaaaaaaacagcaaagaaaCTGATTCGAACTAATTAACTGaatagcaatattttttttcttatttcactgaatatttttatttcattaccttcttttttaaacatgTGTACCTTAACTCTCATTAAAAAGGCTTTCTTTAGGCTCGTCTTGTACATGTAATATAAGCACAAACTGTGTGAtgaagtcagaaagagctttattgtcaAGTCTGCTTGCACACAGAAGGAATAtggttaacactttacaataatgttcatattagttaactactttagttaacatgaactaagaatgaacacaacatttattaatcttagctaatgttaatttcaacatctaCACATGCattattaacatgaactaacagtgaacaactgtattttcattaactgacattaacaaagattaataaatactgtaatgtattattcattgtttgctcacgttagttaatacattaactattaTTAACTAGCAGAacctcattgtaaagtgttaccggaaTTAGTTTTAGTGTCACAAGTGATTGCTCATGACCTTCTGATACTGCTTTTATTTCTCATCAAACACAACTTTAAGCAAACAGTGTTAAAAGtcctatacatttttatttgacctAAAATACCATGCAACAGATTCTATAACTGTTGTCCCTCAAAGCCTCGAAAAGGctcaaatggatttttttttaatctgatcaAGCTTCTTCTGGTTCATGATCTGCTCAGCCAGAGTCGCTTAGAGTCGTGCATCTTCGGACGTGATGCATATGGTTTAGTATAAACGCCACCCACACAGCACCAGGACACCATTTTTAGCTGCTCCCGCCTTTGCTTTGTTCTAATCTCTCCCCTAAATGCTGTATTAAACGAATTGATGCATAATGAATACTAATCCCTGCTGTGTTCAACTCATGTATTGTACTGTAAAAGACTGATGATCTGACGAGCTTCTTTCTGCAGGTACCAATTACCAGTTACTCTTCAATATGCAGCAACCTCTGCTGAACAGGTTTCTATAAGAGGAGAAAAAGGTGTAGAAATGTTTTGACTATGCACTGTTGCGTGATTTTGGATTCGTATGATCAAATCTGTTTGTGAATGCATGTAAATCTGGATTTTGCGCCGTGTCCTTTTATGAGACAGTGAGCTGGATTTAAAGCCTcagtttattttaagataatgTGTGATCGTGACTAATGTGTGAGGCAGGAAACCACTTGGGCGTTTCCTGTTAAAAACACAACACATCAAGAATATGTGTTATATTGTGTTATATATGtgttataattttatatcaaGAATACTGGTTACACGTTTATTAATGTtgtggtttgtgtttgttttgtgctttgttttggACTTGTGATCTGTGTAAAGACAGCGGAAGGACACGTCCTCACACAGACTCCATGATTTTATTTTACCACATCTTTCTGCTGGAGTCGTGTAACTTTCTAAGAATTGTTTTCACAATTCTTTCACATCTGACATGAGGTGAGAAAAGAGACCGAGCACATATGAACAGAGGAAAATCACTTGTGTACTGTACGAATGTCTAAACTATCACCacgtgtttgtgtctgtgtgcttcCGTTTCACATGAACGGATAGTTGGCTACTATTCAGCTTCTAAATGGGGGATCCATGGATAAAAACGAAACTTGACACAAAAGAGTTTGCATAAggttctttttgtctttttttttttttaaatttactcaccctcatcactttcttttcttctgtagaacacaaaagcagccatctttgtatttatttgttggtCTTTTGCATTGGTGGATGGTGACAGATTGAACATAGCACACATGAATAACTGTTTTCTTGGAGATATTTGCATCATGCTTCAACACATTCTTCAATCATTGTAAATGTGCATCTAAAATAGAAAGTTGGCAATAATTGAAAGTTTATTTGACACAGaaatccccctctctctctctgtgtgtgtgtgtgtcagtgttggaTGATGGATCGCAGTGTGAATGTGACGTGTGATGAGATTCAGATCAGAGACGGGTTTGAGTTCAGAGTTCCTGCTGACAGATTCACTCTCTTCCATCAGTCTGACTGTGAACCGCTCTGGTACTCACAGGTGAGAGTGTGTTTctgctccatcacacacacacacacacactctctctctctctctctctctctctctctctctctctcactcacacacacacacacacacacactctctctctctctctctctctcacacacacacacacacacacacacactcacactcacacacacacacacacactcacacacacacacacacacacacacactctctctttctctctctcacacacacacacacacacacacacacacacacactcatgatctGATGTGTCTGATTTGTTCAGGATGATCGTCTGATAGCAGATCCATCAGATCCTCAGAAACTGATTGCTCCTGTGGTTTCTGTCTCTTCTGATCGTCTCGTCACGTCTCACTGTGTGAATCAACTCCGTCACGAGATCCGCTGCGATGCTTCTggagtaaatgtttttctctattcTCATATTTAATCTTTCATCAACACTATTAATGATGCTCTTTCATTCATCTCAGTTCAGACTGGACACTATCTTCAGAGGTGAGAGAAAAACTTCAGGAAACTCTGTGTTGAACTGAATCTAGTGTGAATCTTCAAGTGAATCATGATGATTGTGAATCTGTTTTTCAGTGAGGAATGAAACTGCAGTGACTCCAAACTCAGGTGAGTTTCAGCTGATAAACGTCTGATTATTCACAGATCTGATTCACACTCACTCTTTTCTCTCATATTGACTCATATTTATcatcactgtgtgtttgtaaagatGATCTGAATGAAGTGACTCTCCATCGTTCAGGTAAACTCCTGTGCTTCTGTGTTTCAGTATTGATCATTTTTATTGATCAGATGTGTATGTATTCAGTCGTTCAGCTGAATGTGTTGTCTCTCTCTCGTGTTCAGATCAGTGGGGGTGGATTCCTGTCCTTATTCTCATTGTTCTTCTGGTTTTGATCTGTTTCTTGCTGCGGAGAAGGATCTTCAGGTGATTCTTTAGTCATTATATCTTATACTATAGTTCACAAGCGCTCATGTCATCACCAATcacagtttcatttattttatcatcttCAACAgagaattaatttgatttaaagtcTTTCTGAATAAACAGGCAAtccttaaatatacagtatattaaattgtaatcagATTGTGTTTTCAGGTGTTTTCAAAGGAAAGCACAGATTATCCGTCAGCGTGAAGCTCCAGACAACAGGTGAGTGAATCAAACTGataaatgaactgattcactgaatcacATGATGATTTAAGAGCTGAATCAGACGaatgatgtgtgtgtttctcacaggGATCTGGTGATGATCTGATCATCCAGGAATCAGTTCAGTGAATCGGTTCAGTGTCCAGGGGATGAGCACcatctgattttctttttttcttctttttttgacatGCAAAGGTGATAATCCCACCAGTCAACATAATGACCATAATGTTTTAGAGCATTTTTCTGCAAATATAGGAAAATAAAGGATCTCATTTAAATATGTGCAGTGTCAAATGGTTAGTTCagattgtcacatgaccagaagTTTATTAACAGTTTGGACCTTGAGAAGATGATGACTGCAAAAGACATGACAAATATTTTTGGTCCACATTATATTTAAGGTTAATGTAATTATATAGTTTAATAAAGGTTATATAGGTTAATATAGttatataaattaaactgtagTTGTTAGTGAAGATGTTGATGatatatgttacaaaaaaaaggggggggggcaGAAATACTGAGATAAAATACAACcataagtgttttatttatgcataataGTAACCCTATAAATTGATAAAACAGAGTATTAAATAGTTGGGCTGAGAAATATGTTAATTCATTACACATTATCTTACCAATCACAATTGTGACCAACTATAAATCACAATTTCTCACACACCTttccaaaaattacaataataataatgaccttGGATTGACAGGCCCAAACTCACAGAGAGCATCTGTAAGTCTCCTACTCGCTTAACCGATGTTAGCGCTAGAGCTGCACggttaatcgttaaaagatcgtgatctcgattcagacaccctctcgatctcatttctaaatgacaacAATTCCCCGAGTCTATTAAACCTTTGGCAAAGTCTAACAAATCAGATCCATGttcgcactgccgctgacacagagagagcagttAGCGTGTTTGGTTTAGAAACCTCTCCACGAactgtcttttcaactacacagtattatttcTGTCTTACGGTCATTTATAATATCACATAAATCccgggataaagtttatagttcagatataaacattgatgtctatattgTAGCGATCAAAATAgagcaaatccccttttgaaagtactgcgattgaaataacgtttgtgtcgattgcgACAAGTcacttaaaaatttatttttccttcaagagaatcgttcaaaaacccggattcatccagtaatgaaacaagtcaagtaggtttatgagtgagttgTTGAATCagtgattttaatattaaaaattggggtattaaatatattatatatacactaccagtcaaaaaaaTTTCAATcgtaagatgtgtaatgttttttaaagaagtctcttctgctcaccaagcctgcatttattttatcctgAGTACAtcaaaaatagtaattaaaaaaatatatatttttacaatttaaaataattgctttctacataaatgtattttaaaatataatttattcctgtgatgcaaagttgaattttcagcatcgttcaaaattcagctttgaccacagaaataaattacatttgaaaatatattccaatagaaagcagttattttacattttaaaaatatttcacaacataactacttttgctgtattttggataaaataagtgtaggcttggtgagcagaagagaattatatataaaaaaaatcgaatcgtgatctctatatgagaccaaaaaaaattgtgattctcaatttatccagaatcgtgcagctctaGCTAGCATCACTAGCAGAGCGGTTTTCAGCAACAGAGAACGTAAGTCGCAGTCTGAAGCGGATCGAAGGGACCGCGAATGGGTGAGGAGGGTTCAGCCTTCTGGACccttcagaaaacaaaaaacaggttGTTTTTACCCACAGACAGTGCTTCTATAGGAGCGTGAGAGGCTGTGAAAAACATAGACTTTAATGGTAGAGAGATTATGACCCCTACACAGTAAGTCTTGGTGGAAGGACAATATCTGAGATATGTCACAAGCGAATGGATCTTCACCCCTGGGTGTGCACAAGGCGGTGAAAACCGATCATTCAAGGCTATAGAGGTGCCTTGTCACTGGAGCTCTAGCCTATAATATGGTATTCATGATGCTTTGTGGGAGGTCCACCAACTTCAGTTGAAAGGCCATACATGGAGAGCCCACAGCTTGGGTCTGGGGTGCCTTATGGTTCAGTTCGCTTGAGAGAGAAGGTCTTGTCTTAAGGGGTTCGGCCATGGCTCTGCTAGCGACAGCTACGACAGCTCTGAGAGGCATGGTTGGCTCCTCCAAAGAAGGGGCTATCAGGATAACCTTGTGGGCATCCTCCCTTACTCGTCTGATGACCTGGGGGATCAGAGCGAttgggggaaaagcataaagCAGAGATTGGCCAGAGCATCCTTGACTTTTGAAAAATAGTTTGGGCAATGAGAATTGTcttctgaggcgaagaggtcgacctccGCCCTCCCAAAGATGTCCCAAATCCTTTGAACAGTTTGGGGAGGGATCTGACTCCTCCGAAGTTGACGTGGGACAACATGTGCGCCCCAGTGTTTAGAATTCCTTGGACATGTGCTACCCTCAGCGAGGGCCCACTATAGGACTATAGGGGGGTTTGAGGAGAGCCCACGTTGGCGATTTATTGAGAACACTACTGTCATGTTGTCTAACTAGAGTCGGTTCCCTTGTTTCCTGCCAGGTGTGATAAGAAAGCGCAGATAGCTCGAAATACAGCCAGCATTTCCATGGAGCTTGCTTTCTGTACTCGTCCAGACGCCAAAGGTCGGATGGCCTCCACACAGGGCCCCACAGTCTTGGAGGCATCCGTGAAGATGACTTTCTGCCTGCCAACTATCCCCACTACTGCCCCCTGCTCGTATCATTTGGGCTTCGTCCCTGGGGTCAGGGTTGTACTGTCCGCCTGGCTCACCTTGATCATGCTGCAAGCATGCCACCAGGAATGGAATGGGACTTGAGGTTTTAGCCAAAACTGTAGTGGCCAAAACATAGAGCTGGCCCAGCTGCAGAGCTGGCGATGCTAAACTCATGAGACCTAGCATCTTTTGAAACCTCTTGAGCATTCCAGGTGTAAAGGTTTCTGCAAGCTGCTGAGACTACCGCCCATATAGTGTCATTCCAACACTACCAAGCTGGCCATCAAATGCCCAATAGCCTGGGCAGTGGCCTTAGTAGTGCAGGGCCAGGTCCATAGCGCTGCACAACTccttaacctgttagccagcaccagAATGCCCTCGTCCTGAACGCCtctcaactcgcacgtgtcagtgtttatgaatagattaaatgaaacgggacaaatttaatcttgacaaactatgtatcattataaagatctaagcctcaagcatcgacgacagatcgctgtttttcaatggaaagcttataaagactgtattacatttgtgtaagcagtacacatacaaacatgaacattagaaacgctgtacataccagatccgtcataataa
Above is a genomic segment from Carassius auratus strain Wakin unplaced genomic scaffold, ASM336829v1 scaf_tig00026729, whole genome shotgun sequence containing:
- the LOC113078837 gene encoding uncharacterized protein LOC113078837 — its product is MADVSLKAVLKGTGQAAGGIFGLILTFPDLIDNCEELIKNKHQTEASTYLKTKAKEILETVKKLKKPLNELQEMLNQIPEMECHIDLAQEMFGSQIYTRGTICMEYTQSQKQDTKTQEFILLCTKDIGVTKNCSTGKHKSGDNKNKRQKKKATSTIDRSLNQERKLAFPRKPPHKSKTKVKKFQFRLPKIMMSNVRSLPNKIEELQEMMEDVENINSDLMFFTETWLNRNSPSISFEGYRSYRVDRDARLTQKRRGGGLMVLVNEAWATDVEVENIIITPDYELMVVSIRPHDHPEDAPPLTFIHVYIPPGTNMSQAARDIAGVYYDVLEQYPGGPVFLLGDFNHCDITHLLDLEQYVTCPTRYSNTLDQCYGNVPGAYRSECSPPLGRSDHNVIHLIPKKKSDGSDPSKDEKCTHDSTKSRKQ